One genomic region from Henningerozyma blattae CBS 6284 chromosome 2, complete genome encodes:
- the PRP8 gene encoding U4/U6-U5 snRNP complex subunit PRP8 (similar to Saccharomyces cerevisiae PRP8 (YHR165C); ancestral locus Anc_5.73): protein MSEHHDLPPPPPPPPGLDADRDMDNEPSNENFVLPLPPPPGFDENGPIDDDQLLLPPPPGFSENGPVDDDQFLPPPPPGLDAMELDNENYYDRDESSIKVPPPPSITPNAIQSGTTITNKRSFENNSTIITDNKKRKKLSKKNHRANKYFQKVDMPPEHLRKIIESHSDMASKRFDYDKRAFLNALKYMPHAVLKLLENMPQPWEQVKEVKVLYHNSGAITFVNEIPRVIEPIYVAQWSTVWIAMRRDKRDRTHFKRMRFPPFDDDEPPLSYTENIQYTEPLDAINLKLDNKYDREIKDWIYDSKPLHDTAMVNGTSYKSWNVNNKIMSNLHRLSTPLRNEVLDNNYYYLFDRKSFFTSKALNNAIPGGPKFEPLYKEEEEEDFNEFNSIDRIIFRIPIRSEYKIAYPQLHNSRPRSVATNWYHDPISCLVKNLDNNEDVEKVNLFKFNKSFNPLIAKSKRHKVQTDEEEIDDFFLSEDFSPLLNKENIDATDATTSVNLYNSSYPFNRTQGKLIRAQDVPLIKKWYLQHPDEKYPVKVRISYQKLLKNFVRNELKKGPNKSRNKTKLIKSLKNTKYFQQTTIDWVEAGLQVCRQGHNMLNLLIHKRGLTYLHLDYNFNLKPTKTLTTKERKKSRFGNAFHLMREILKVIKLLVDAHVQFRLGNVDAFQLADGIYYILNHLGQLTGIYRYKYKVMHQIRACKDLKHVIYYRFNKVIGKGPGCGFWQPAWRVWIFFMRGIIPILERWLSNLLTRQFEGRSNEIVKTTTKQRADAYYDLELRASVMNDILEMIPEGIRQNKARTVLQHLSEAWRCWKANIPWDVPGMPKPIKDIISKYLKAKADGWISTAHYNRDRIQRGVHVEKTVVKKNLGRLTRIWLKEEQERQQNIEKNGPEISPDEAVGVFSNMVEWLESRSFSPIPFPPLSYKHDTKILVLALENLKSSYGSKVRLNASEREELALIEEAYDNPHNTLNRIKKFLLTQRVFKPVDISMMDHYQTISPVYKIDPLEKITDAYLDQYLWYEADQRKLFPNWIKPSDSEIPPQLVYKWCQGINNIDNIWDTSEGQCAAMFETSLGEISNKIDFTLMNRLLRLVLDPNLADYMMSKNNVIINFKDMSHINKYGLIKGIEFTSFIYQYYGLVIDLLILGLERATDIAGSPSSPNDFLQFKSRAIENKHPIKIYSRYMDKIHVLFHFNEDDSEELTSEYLSENPDPNFENRISYNNKKCWPRDARMRLIRQDVNLGKAIFWEIEGRIPSSLAVLDWKNTFVSVYSKNNPNLLFSMCGFEVRILPKQRMDEIISDDEGVWDLINVKTQQRSAKAYLKVTEDEVTRFESRIRSILMSSGSTTFTKVAAKWNTALISLFTYFREAIISTESLLDILVKCETRIQNRVKLGLNSKMPTRFPPAVFYTPKELGGLGMISASHILIPASDLNWSKQTESGITHFRAGMTHEDDKLIPTIFRYITTWENELLDSQRVWSEYATKRQEAIEQNRRLAFEELENSWDRGIPRVSTLFQRDRHTLTYDRGHRIRKIFKQFSVEFNSPFWWTSSRHDGKLWNLNAYRTDVIQALGGIETILEHTLFKGTGFNSWEGLFWEKASGFEDSMQFKKLTHAQRTGLSQIPNRRFTLWWSPTINRANVYVGFQVQLDLTGIFLHGKIPTLKISLIQIFRAHLWQKIHESVVFDICQILDGELDALQIESVKKEAVHPRKSYKMNSSAADITIKSNYEWEVSKPSLLHSNNDNFKNIKTTNMWFDVQLRYGDYDSHDISRYVRAKFLDYTTDNISMYPSPTGVMIGIDLAYNMYDVYGNWFNGLKPLVQNSMKTIMKANPALYVLRERIRKGLQIYQSNVQEPFLNSSNYAELFNDDIKLFIDDTNVYRVMVHKTHEGNVATKPVNGFVFMMNPKTGHLFLKIIHTSVWSGQKRLSQLAKWKTAEEVSALVRSLPKEEQPKQIIATRKAMLDPIEVHMLDFPNISIRPTELRLPFSASMAIDKISDVVMRATEPQMVLFNIYDNWLESVSSYTAFSRLILLLRGLKINEEKAKTIILGDPTILIKEHHLWPSFSDEQWIKIEGQMRDLILMEYGKKYNVNISALTQTEIKDIILGQNLKAPSVKRQKMAELAAARQESKVGESGAATVMKSKTVNAQGEEIVVVTSANYENQSFDSKNNWRAAMLSNNLLYLRLKNIYIHSDDFIEEKEIYVLPRNLLEKFVKISDIKVQVGAFIFGKSPGGHDNIKEIKTIVITPQLGNNKTVQLSEIPSSSSHPELQDLELLGWMHTQTEPMKFMTAQEVTTHSHMFKTKNSSEYIDLTVTLGSGSVSLAAYNLTKEGFAWGIANKDKISDLPEGFDPSFSTHAQLLFSDRIMGTFLVPEFDQWNYFLMGARFDATQPTEYKVGIPSEFYADIHRATHFLQFNEFATDTNLEAEQEDLLS, encoded by the coding sequence ATGAGTGAGCATCATGACTTACCACCTCCCCCACCACCTCCTCCGGGGCTCGATGCTGACAGAGATATGGATAACGAACCTTCTAATGAGAATTTTGTACTACCGCTACCTCCGCCTCCAGgatttgatgaaaatggACCAATAGATGATGATCAATTGTTACTACCTCCACCTCCAGGATTTAGTGAAAATGGCCCAGTAGATGATGATCAATTTTTACCACCACCTCCTCCAGGTTTAGATGCTATGGAActtgataatgaaaattattatgatcGAGATGAGTCGTCTATTAAAGTTCCTCCACCACCTTCGATAACACCAAATGCCATTCAAAGTGGAACTACCATTACTAATAAAAGATCTTTCGAAAATAACTCTACAATTATAactgataataaaaagagaaaaaaattgagtAAGAAAAATCACAGAGCTAATAAATACTTTCAGAAGGTAGATATGCCTCCTGAACATCTCCgtaaaataatagaaagCCACTCAGATATGGCTTCTAAAAGATTTGATTATGATAAACGTGCGTTTTTAAATGCCCTAAAATATATGCCACATGCagttttgaaattgttaGAAAACATGCCGCAACCATGGGAACAAGTTAAGGAAGTAAAAGTTCTTTATCATAACTCTGGTGCAATTACATTTGTTAATGAAATACCAAGAGTAATTGAACCAATATATGTTGCTCAATGGTCTACTGTATGGATTGCAATGAGAAGAGACAAGCGTGATAGAACCCACTTCAAGCGTATGAGATTTCCTCCATTTGATGACGATGAGCCTCCACTGTCATATACTGAGAACATTCAATATACTGAACCTTTAGATGCAATTAACTTAAAGCTAGATAACAAATATGATAGAGAGATTAAGGATTGGATTTATGACTCAAAACCTTTACACGATACTGCAATGGTGAATGGTACCTCATATAAATCTTGGAAtgtgaataataaaataatgtCTAATTTACATCGATTATCTACTCCATTGAGAAATGAGGTACTGGataacaattattattatttattcgACAGAAAGTCTTTTTTTACATCTAAGGCTTTGAACAATGCCATACCCGGAGGCCCAAAATTTGAACCTTTATACaaggaagaagaagaggaagattttaatgaatttaactCTATCGATCgaattatatttagaatACCAATTCGAAgtgaatataaaattgcATATCCACAACTTCACAACTCACGCCCAAGATCAGTCGCAACAAATTGGTATCACGATCCAATATCATGCTtagttaaaaatttagataataatgaagatgtAGAGAAGGtaaatttgtttaaatttaataaatctttcaatCCACTTATTgcaaaatcaaaaagaCATAAGGTACAAactgatgaagaagagATAGATGATTTTTTCCTTTCCGAGGACTTTTCTCCCCTTCTAAATAAGGAAAATATTGACGCTACTGATGCTACTACTTCtgttaatttatataattcatcatATCCATTTAATAGAACACAGGGTAAACTAATCCGCGCACAAGATGTAcctttaataaaaaaatggtatTTACAGCATCCAGATGAAAAATATCCTGTTAAAGTAAGGATATCATaccaaaaattattaaaaaattttgtaaGGAATGAGTTAAAAAAAGGCCCTAATAAAAGTAGAAATAAGACTAAATTAATCAAGAgtttaaaaaatactaaGTATTTTCAACAAACTACAATCGACTGGGTAGAAGCAGGACTACAAGTTTGCCGACAAGGTCATAATATgctaaatttattaattcataaAAGGGGTTTAACATATTTACATCTGGattataatttcaatttgaaaCCGACGAAGACTTTAACCACTAAAGAGAGAAAAAAGTCTAGATTTGGGAACGcatttcatttaatgagAGAAATTCTGAAAGTTATTAAGTTATTAGTTGATGCCCACGTTCAGTTTAGATTAGGTAACGTAGATGCATTTCAGCTAGCTGACggtatttattatattctaaACCATTTGGGCCAACTGACTGGTATATATCGTTATAAATACAAAGTAATGCACCAAATCAGAGCATGTAAGGATTTGAAACATGTCATTTATTATCGTTTCAATAAAGTAATAGGCAAAGGCCCTGGTTGTGGTTTTTGGCAACCAGCCTGGCGAGTgtggattttttttatgagAGGTATAATTCCAATTCTAGAAAGATGGCTAAGCAATTTACTAACTCGTCAATTTGAAGGCCGCTCAAATGAAATAGTAAAAACAACCACTAAACAAAGAGCTGATGCATATTACGATTTGGAATTGAGGGCATCTGTAATGAATGATATTCTGGAAATGATTCCTGAAGGAATAAGACAAAATAAAGCAAGGACGGTGCTACAACATTTAAGTGAAGCATGGAGGTGCTGGAAAGCTAATATCCCTTGGGATGTTCCTGGTATGCCTAAACCTATCAAAGATATCATTAGTAAATATCTGAAAGCCAAAGCTGATGGATGGATATCTACTGCCCATTACAACAGGGACCGAATTCAGCGTGGAGTCCATGTAGAAAAAACTGTGgttaagaaaaatttggGTAGATTAACGAGAATATGGTTAAAGGAGGAACAGGAGCGTCAGCAGaacattgaaaaaaatggcCCTGAAATCTCACCTGATGAAGCGGTCGGAGTATTTTCCAACATGGTAGAATGGTTGGAATCTCGAAGTTTTTCACCAATTCCTTTCCCTCCACTATCCTATAAGCATGatacaaaaatattggTTCTTGCTTTagagaatttaaaatcttcatATGGGTCAAAAGTACGTCTCAATGCCTCAGAAAGAGAGGAATTAGCTCTTATAGAAGAGGCGTATGACAATCCACATAATACTTTGAACCGTatcaagaaatttttaCTCACTCAAAGAGTCTTTAAGCCAGTTGATATAAGCATGATGGATCATTATCAAACTATATCACCAGTTTATAAAATCGACCCCCTTGAAAAGATAACGGATGCTTATCTGGATCAATATCTGTGGTATGAAGCTGATCAGCGAAAGCTATTTCCTAACTGGATCAAACCTAGTGATTCAGAGATCCCTCCGCAATTAGTTTACAAATGGTGTCAAggcattaataatattgataatatatGGGATACGTCAGAAGGCCAGTGCGCTGCAATGTTTGAAACTAGCCTTGGTGAAATATCCAATAAGATCgattttactttaatgAATCGTCTACTACGTTTAGTTTTAGATCCGAACCTTGCAGATTACATGATgtctaaaaataatgtcataataaattttaaggATATGAGtcatattaataaatatggCCTAATAAAAGGGATAGAATTTACCTCGTTTATTTACCAATATTATGGCTTAGTAATTGATCTACTTATTTTAGGTCTAGAAAGAGCTACTGATATCGCAGGATCTCCTAGTTCTCCTAAtgattttcttcaatttaaATCTCGAgctattgaaaataaacatCCAATCAAAATCTATTCTAGATATATGGATAAGATTCACGTACTATTTCATTTTAACGAAGATGATTCAGAAGAACTAACCTCTGAATATTTATCAGAAAATCCTGAtccaaattttgaaaacaGAATAagttataataataaaaaatgcTGGCCTCGTGATGCTCGTATGAGATTAATTCGACAGGATGTCAACCTAGGAAAGGCTATATTTTGGGAAATAGAAGGACGCATTCCATCATCATTAGCTGTCTTAGATTGGAAAAACACTTTTGTCTCTGTTTatagtaaaaataatccaaatttattattctctATGTGTGGTTTCGAAGTCCGGATCCTACCAAAACAGAGAATGGATGAAATTATCTCTGATGACGAAGGTGTTTGGGACTTAATAAATGTAAAAACTCAACAACGAAGTGCCAAGGCATATCTAAAGGTAACAGAGGATGAGGTAACTAGATTTGAAAGTAGAATAAGAAGTATATTAATGTCATCTGGCTCTACTACATTTACTAAAGTTGCTGCTAAATGGAATACTgcattaatatcattatttacatACTTTAGAGAAGCTATTATTTCTACTGAATCTCTTCTGGATATTTTGGTTAAATGTGAAACACGTATCCAGAATCGTGTAAAATTGGgattaaattcaaaaatgcCTACTCGTTTTCCTCCAGCTGTATTTTATACTCCCAAAGAGCTAGGTGGTTTAGGAATGATAAGCGCTTCTCATATTTTAATACCTGCGTCTGACTTAAATTGGTCGAAACAAACAGAAAGTGGAATTACACATTTTAGAGCAGGTATGACTCATGAggatgataaattaataccTACAATATTTCGTTACATTACCACATGGGAGAATGAACTTCTTGATTCACAACGTGTATGGTCTGAATATGCAACAAAACGCCAAGAAGCAATAGAGCAAAATAGAAGACTAGCTTTTGAAGAACTTGAAAACTCTTGGGATAGAGGTATACCACGTGTAAGCACATTATTTCAAAGAGATAGACACACGCTGACTTATGATCGTGGCCATCGTATTcgtaaaatttttaaacaattttcAGTTGAATTTAATAGTCCATTTTGGTGGACAAGCTCTCGCCATGATGGTAAGCTATGGAACTTAAATGCTTACCGTACAGATGTAATTCAAGCTCTTGGTGGTATTGAAACAATTCTAGAACATACTCTATTTAAAGGCACTGGCTTTAATTCATGGGAAGGTTTATTTTGGGAGAAAGCGTCTGGCTTTGAAGATTCTATGCAATTCAAAAAGTTAACCCATGCCCAAAGAACTGGGTTAAGTCAAATTCCAAATAGAAGGTTCACTTTATGGTGGTCACCAACTATTAATAGAGCAAATGTTTATGTAGGTTTCCAAGTTCAGTTAGATTTGACAggtatttttcttcatgGTAAAATACCTACactaaaaatttctttgattcaaattttcCGTGCCCATTTATGGCAAAAGATTCATGAAAGTGTTGTATTTGACATATGCCAGATCTTAGATGGCGAATTAGATGCTTTACAAATTGAGTCAGTTAAGAAAGAAGCCGTGCATCCCAGAAAGTCTTATAAAATGAATTCTTCAGCTGCAGATATTACCATTAAGAGTAACTATGAATGGGAAGTCTCAAAACCATCACTTTTACATTCTAATAATGACAATTtcaagaatataaaaacaACGAACATGTGGTTTGATGTGCAACTAAGGTATGGTGACTATGATTCTCATGATATTTCAAGATACGTACGTGCGAAGTTCCTAGATTATACTACAGACAATATTAGTATGTATCCATCACCAACAGGTGTAATGATTGGCATTGATTTGGCATATAATATGTATGATGTATATGGTAACTGGTTTAATGGTCTAAAGCCCTTGGTGCAGAATAGTATGAAAACGATAATGAAAGCCAATCCTGCTCTGTATGTTTTACGTGAGCGTATTAGAAAAGGGTtacaaatatatcaatCAAATGTTCAAGAGCCATTTTTGAATTCCTCAAATTATGCTGAGCTTTTCAATGACgatatcaaattatttattgatgaCACAAATGTCTATCGTGTAATGGTTCATAAAACTCATGAAGGTAACGTTGCGACAAAGCCAGTCAATGGGTTTGTATTTATGATGAATCCAAAGACAGGCCACttgtttttgaaaatcatTCATACATCTGTATGGTCAGGGCAAAAACGTTTGAGTCAATTAGCTAAATGGAAAACAGCTGAAGAAGTCAGTGCGTTAGTTAGATCATTACCCAAAGAAGAGCAACCAAAGCAGATTATTGCTACTAGAAAAGCAATGCTGGATCCAATTGAAGTTCATATGCTTgattttccaaatatttcaatcaGACCTACGGAACTTCGACTACCATTTTCTGCCTCCATGgcaattgataaaatatcCGATGTTGTAATGAGAGCTACTGAACCCCAAATGGTATTATTCAACATATATGACAATTGGCTGGAAAGTGTTTCTTCATATACAGCATTTTCTAGATTAATTCTATTACTAAGAGGACTCAagattaatgaagaaaaagcCAAAACTATTATCCTCGGTGATCCAACAATCTTAATAAAGGAACACCATTTATGGCCCTCTTTCTCTGATGAGCAATGGATCAAAATTGAAGGCCAGATGCgtgatttgattttgatgGAATATGGTAAAAAGTATAACGTAAATATATCTGCTTTAACTCAAACTGAGATCAAAGATATTATCTTAGGACAAAATTTGAAGGCACCTTCTGTGAAGAGACAGAAAATGGCTGAGCTAGCCGCAGCGAGACAAGAATCTAAGGTTGGAGAAAGTGGCGCTGCTACTGTTATGAAATCTAAAACTGTTAACGCTCAAGGTGAAGAAATCGTTGTCGTAACTTCTGCAAATTATGAAAATCAAAGTTttgattcaaaaaataattggagAGCAGCAATGCTTTCaaacaatttattatatctacgcttgaaaaatatctatattCATTCTGACGattttattgaagaaaaagaaatttacGTTTTGCCAAGAAACCTACTAGAAAAATTTGTGAAAATATCTGATATTAAAGTACAAGTCGGTGCATTTATATTTGGGAAGTCTCCAGGTGGCCATGACAACATCAAGGAAATCAAAACAATTGTCATAACCCCACAATTAGGAAACAACAAAACAGTTCAACTTTCTGAAATtccttcttcatcatctcaTCCCGAACTACAGGACCTAGAGTTGTTGGGATGGATGCATACACAAACTGAACCAATGAAATTCATGACAGCTCAAGAAGTTACTACTCACTCTCATATGTTTAAGACTAAAAATAGTTCAGAATATATAGACTTAACTGTTACTTTAGGGTCAGGTAGTGTGTCTCTTGCTGCTTATAATTTAACCAAAGAGGGATTTGCATGGGGAATTGCCAacaaagataaaatatctGATCTACCGGAAGGGTTTGACCCTTCCTTTAGCACACATGcacaattattattttctgatCGTATAATGGGTACTTTCCTAGTTCCTGAATTTGATCAATGGAATTACTTTTTAATGGGTGCCAGATTTGATGCCACTCAGCCAACTGAATACAAAGTTGGCATTCCTAGTGAATTTTATGCTGATATTCATAGAGCTACACACTTCCTACAATTCAATGAATTTGCGACTGATACTAACTTGGAAGCTGAACAAGAAGATTTGCTTTCAtag